In Thermosphaera sp., a genomic segment contains:
- a CDS encoding 4-phosphopantoate--beta-alanine ligase: MNIPPNHPRRESLLVREKLVEGFRNGVVAPEGLIAHGRGECFDYLIGEKTQSFALKAIEAAAAALLLAKYPVISVNGNVAALVPDQIVKLAEVSGARIEVNLFYRSREREEAIKRLLEANGAREVLGVGDDASAVIPELFSERRRVSPRGILIADVVLVPLEDGDRTEALKRIGKKVITIDLNPLSRTARTADITIVDNVVRAVPQITRKVIEFKNRDEEFLKTVIETYNNDEVLREALKFITSRLSELASKGLQIKF, encoded by the coding sequence TTGAACATACCGCCTAATCACCCTAGACGAGAAAGCTTGTTAGTGAGAGAAAAGCTTGTTGAAGGCTTCAGAAACGGAGTAGTTGCTCCTGAGGGGTTAATTGCTCATGGAAGAGGTGAATGCTTCGACTATTTAATAGGAGAAAAGACCCAGTCCTTCGCGCTCAAAGCTATTGAAGCCGCTGCCGCCGCATTATTGCTCGCAAAATACCCTGTCATATCTGTTAACGGAAATGTAGCAGCCCTAGTACCTGATCAAATAGTCAAGCTAGCAGAGGTCTCTGGTGCCCGCATCGAAGTAAATCTATTTTATAGATCGAGGGAGAGGGAAGAAGCCATTAAGAGGCTTCTGGAGGCTAACGGAGCCAGGGAAGTCCTTGGAGTGGGAGATGATGCCTCTGCAGTAATACCTGAACTCTTCAGTGAAAGGAGGAGAGTGAGCCCCCGGGGTATCTTGATAGCTGACGTCGTACTAGTTCCATTAGAGGACGGGGATCGTACAGAAGCTCTCAAAAGAATCGGGAAGAAAGTTATAACTATAGATTTAAACCCTCTATCGAGAACTGCGAGGACTGCCGATATAACGATAGTTGACAACGTGGTCAGGGCTGTTCCACAAATAACTAGGAAGGTGATAGAATTCAAGAATAGGGATGAAGAATTTCTAAAAACCGTGATCGAGACATACAATAATGACGAAGTTCTGCGAGAAGCATTAAAATTCATCACATCAAGACTCTCTGA
- a CDS encoding kinase produces the protein MIIKIPHHISGLWIPVRAQHPLKSGSIGAGLNISITSRALVVEDECTILLNGQEVMKEQAEVICNYFQTKAGVRVETPFILGTGFATSSSLLISQSLANAFQSGKPSIRAFQKAHELEVIHGTGLGDVISQYYGGFVIRTAPGPPGIGSALRIPLRHPVKLVVASLPRTESTVDMLKRTPLEHYQRGLLLLRRVENTEDLVEFFHAAREFTMRIFDYSAVPSELYNHSGVVGFYLKKSALIIWVEKDSVSEIVDILSNKKLSVYECEISKQGVDIEHTA, from the coding sequence TTGATCATAAAGATCCCGCATCATATTTCGGGTTTATGGATCCCGGTGAGGGCTCAACACCCGTTAAAAAGCGGCAGCATAGGGGCCGGGCTAAACATATCCATTACAAGCAGGGCACTAGTAGTTGAAGATGAATGCACAATTCTCCTAAACGGTCAAGAAGTGATGAAAGAGCAGGCTGAAGTTATATGCAATTACTTTCAAACTAAGGCCGGAGTAAGAGTAGAAACTCCGTTCATCCTTGGCACAGGGTTCGCAACATCTTCATCACTTTTGATCTCTCAGTCACTCGCAAACGCTTTTCAATCAGGGAAGCCATCTATTAGGGCGTTTCAAAAGGCCCACGAACTAGAAGTAATACATGGAACAGGCTTAGGGGATGTTATTTCACAATATTACGGCGGCTTCGTAATCCGCACGGCACCCGGACCCCCTGGAATTGGTTCAGCTTTAAGAATCCCGTTGAGACACCCTGTTAAACTTGTGGTGGCGAGCTTACCACGGACAGAGTCAACTGTCGACATGCTTAAGAGAACTCCGTTAGAACACTACCAGAGAGGGTTGCTCCTACTTAGGAGGGTGGAGAATACTGAGGATTTGGTGGAGTTTTTTCACGCGGCTAGAGAATTCACTATGAGAATTTTTGATTACTCTGCAGTACCAAGCGAGCTATACAATCATTCTGGTGTTGTTGGATTCTACCTTAAAAAATCAGCATTAATTATATGGGTGGAAAAAGATAGTGTGAGCGAAATAGTTGATATTTTATCTAATAAGAAATTATCAGTATATGAGTGCGAGATTTCAAAGCAGGGTGTCGACATTGAACATACCGCCTAA
- the apgM gene encoding 2,3-bisphosphoglycerate-independent phosphoglycerate mutase, producing the protein MIPWVVLKMLKHKLIYLVLDGVGDRVSDPTTTLEIAEKPGLDLIARNSKCGLMYTVGKGIAPESDEAVISLLGYDPHEVYTGRGPLEALGAGLSIKEGYEIAFRANFATINPSTLKIMDRRVGRSLSSEEARLLAKDLDNMSLEKYEGYARVVATIGHRAVVIIGSKKHKLSPMVENNDPAYSRHGLVSVAVQSFKPYLREITPLDNSEEAKITAELANMFVKKTIEILDRHPVNKARVQRGLPPANVLLIRDAGGRFPRATPLGIKYQSKFTVLAEMPVEIGIGRAFGAETLIMDPPTGDPERDYRIRVEKTLEALRISDIVYVHLKGPDEPGHDGDLELKKNKVEEIDKFYVRPLLDKVFGQVALIVTADHATPPLVRSHTDDPVPVAFYAPGIEPDGVTKFTEKECAKGSIGVLDHGWMLLPMVVEQLKE; encoded by the coding sequence ATGATACCCTGGGTGGTATTAAAGATGCTCAAGCATAAACTGATATATCTCGTACTTGACGGTGTTGGGGATCGAGTATCTGACCCTACTACGACTTTAGAGATAGCTGAAAAACCGGGATTGGACTTAATTGCTAGGAATTCTAAATGCGGTCTCATGTACACGGTTGGAAAGGGGATTGCCCCTGAGAGCGATGAAGCCGTTATATCACTCCTCGGCTACGACCCTCACGAGGTTTACACCGGTAGAGGGCCTTTGGAAGCCCTAGGAGCGGGGTTAAGTATTAAGGAGGGATATGAGATAGCATTTCGAGCCAATTTCGCCACAATAAATCCCTCAACTTTAAAAATCATGGATAGAAGAGTTGGAAGAAGTCTTTCAAGCGAGGAGGCACGGCTTCTTGCGAAGGATCTAGACAATATGTCTTTGGAAAAATATGAAGGATATGCCAGGGTTGTTGCAACCATCGGTCACAGAGCAGTAGTGATTATAGGGAGCAAGAAGCACAAGCTCTCGCCTATGGTTGAAAACAATGACCCAGCATACTCTAGACATGGATTAGTGAGCGTTGCCGTCCAATCTTTTAAGCCCTATTTGAGGGAAATCACTCCATTAGACAATTCGGAAGAAGCTAAGATAACAGCTGAACTGGCAAACATGTTCGTCAAGAAAACAATAGAGATACTGGATAGACACCCAGTGAACAAGGCTAGGGTGCAACGTGGTCTTCCGCCCGCTAATGTTTTACTCATCAGGGATGCTGGAGGACGCTTCCCCAGAGCCACTCCATTAGGCATTAAATATCAAAGTAAGTTCACTGTCCTCGCTGAAATGCCGGTTGAAATAGGTATTGGAAGAGCCTTCGGAGCAGAAACTCTGATTATGGATCCTCCAACGGGAGATCCTGAGCGCGATTACAGGATAAGAGTGGAGAAAACCCTTGAAGCATTAAGAATCTCAGACATAGTATATGTGCATTTGAAGGGTCCTGATGAGCCGGGTCATGACGGGGATTTAGAGTTGAAAAAGAATAAAGTGGAGGAGATAGACAAGTTTTATGTTCGCCCATTGTTGGACAAAGTGTTTGGACAAGTAGCACTCATAGTGACAGCTGACCACGCGACGCCACCACTGGTTCGATCTCACACAGATGACCCGGTTCCTGTCGCGTTTTATGCTCCGGGAATAGAGCCAGATGGCGTAACCAAGTTTACTGAGAAGGAGTGCGCAAAAGGAAGCATTGGAGTCTTGGATCATGGATGGATGCTCTTACCAATGGTGGTAGAGCAACTAAAGGAGTGA
- a CDS encoding ABC transporter ATP-binding protein: MPQSAVLATNLTKIYGKKTVGVKSLSLEIKDGEIYGLIGPNGSGKTTTLRIIATLLKPSDGEVFVYGVSVNKNPLEARKLLNYLPEEAGAYRDLTGLDFIRFMLSVRFSGRRLEEAVSEAIDIADLGNDLKKPIRGYSKGMKRMVALSTVLASRPKLLILDEPTSGLDVERSIYVRNMIKRYNKEYGITVLISSHNMLEVEYLCNKVGILYKGVLLAEGSVSDLKAKTGAQNLEEVFLKIKGRGA, translated from the coding sequence ATGCCTCAGAGTGCCGTGTTAGCGACTAATTTGACGAAAATATATGGTAAGAAAACCGTGGGAGTTAAATCGTTGAGCCTAGAGATCAAGGATGGAGAAATATATGGCCTAATAGGTCCTAATGGAAGCGGTAAAACGACTACTCTACGGATAATAGCTACACTACTAAAACCTTCGGATGGCGAGGTTTTTGTTTACGGGGTGAGCGTGAATAAAAACCCACTAGAAGCAAGAAAACTCTTAAACTATCTTCCCGAGGAGGCTGGAGCTTATAGGGATTTAACAGGGCTCGATTTCATTAGATTCATGCTCTCAGTCCGTTTCTCGGGTCGGAGACTCGAGGAAGCCGTGAGTGAAGCTATCGATATAGCCGACTTGGGGAATGACTTGAAAAAACCTATTCGAGGCTACAGTAAAGGTATGAAGAGGATGGTTGCATTAAGCACCGTGCTAGCCTCTCGCCCTAAGCTTTTAATCCTTGATGAGCCTACGAGCGGCTTGGATGTTGAAAGGAGCATCTATGTTAGAAATATGATCAAGAGGTATAATAAAGAATATGGTATAACCGTTTTGATAAGTAGCCACAACATGCTGGAGGTGGAATACTTGTGTAATAAGGTTGGGATCTTGTACAAGGGAGTGCTTCTGGCCGAGGGTAGTGTAAGCGACCTCAAGGCTAAGACTGGGGCTCAAAACCTAGAGGAAGTGTTTCTAAAGATTAAGGGGAGAGGCGCATGA
- a CDS encoding ABC transporter permease: MSLRPLVIREVKAFVKNPAFIFSLILIFIFYGVLGQLISAGVQTAVQETVKVQVGLVQLDESEFAKKVVEIANHTMGGRLQLVPSVEYGLSRYDLVVVLPSDFTVRALSLNESLHIETYVKVDTVSPVVSGAKTNLAYQVSDFISKSATYVIALERNIDPSLINKAVSVNSTVQVYGKTMRMEEYSAFSTITGFLPLVIAVIIGVNSMYASQFTAVEKVEKAFEMLLAQPIPRRNVVFAKIIGSIIASLLMGLAYFAGILLLLSGSLSTPQGVDQGAVNLAEFVYTKIGVDPLIISIASIVLGLIYSGAIGVTLGSIVSDERIAGAITTPIMFVFIGVGYALIFIGLPVNLTTGIIAGITIAPLPVVAIVSSMLGDYTTLTVSLISAVISTIIVMSLAIYIFNRDIVVLGLRIGKLRMKEKS; encoded by the coding sequence ATGAGTTTAAGACCATTAGTCATTAGAGAGGTAAAAGCATTCGTTAAAAATCCAGCATTTATCTTCAGTCTCATACTTATTTTTATCTTCTATGGTGTGTTGGGACAGCTCATATCTGCTGGTGTTCAAACCGCTGTTCAGGAAACAGTGAAAGTGCAAGTAGGCCTTGTTCAACTTGATGAAAGCGAGTTCGCTAAGAAAGTAGTGGAGATTGCTAATCACACAATGGGAGGAAGATTGCAATTAGTCCCCAGTGTGGAATATGGACTATCAAGATACGACTTAGTTGTCGTTTTACCATCAGACTTCACGGTGAGAGCTCTCAGCTTGAATGAATCACTTCATATTGAGACGTATGTAAAAGTAGATACGGTTTCACCCGTCGTTAGTGGAGCTAAAACCAATTTGGCTTACCAGGTTAGCGACTTTATCAGTAAGTCGGCAACGTATGTGATTGCATTAGAACGAAACATTGATCCCTCTCTTATCAATAAGGCTGTCTCCGTTAATTCAACAGTTCAAGTTTATGGTAAAACCATGAGAATGGAGGAATATTCGGCTTTTTCAACAATAACAGGATTCCTACCACTGGTTATTGCTGTAATAATAGGAGTTAATTCGATGTATGCCTCTCAGTTCACGGCTGTCGAGAAGGTAGAGAAAGCCTTTGAAATGTTGTTGGCCCAACCGATCCCGAGGCGAAACGTGGTTTTCGCTAAAATAATCGGCTCCATAATAGCTTCTCTATTAATGGGTCTTGCATACTTCGCCGGAATATTACTTCTACTCTCGGGTTCGCTGAGCACTCCACAGGGCGTCGATCAAGGAGCAGTAAACCTCGCAGAATTCGTCTATACCAAGATCGGGGTCGATCCACTGATAATATCAATAGCTTCTATAGTGTTAGGATTGATTTACTCAGGTGCGATAGGAGTTACTCTCGGCTCGATAGTTTCTGATGAAAGGATTGCGGGGGCAATTACTACACCTATAATGTTCGTCTTCATAGGAGTCGGCTATGCACTAATATTCATAGGATTACCAGTGAATCTGACCACAGGCATCATTGCAGGTATAACAATTGCCCCCCTTCCAGTGGTAGCAATTGTTTCCAGTATGCTAGGAGACTACACAACTCTTACGGTGTCCTTAATATCCGCTGTCATTTCAACAATTATCGTCATGAGCCTAGCCATATATATCTTCAATAGGGATATCGTGGTACTAGGTTTACGAATTGGAAAATTAAGGATGAAGGAAAAATCATAA
- the panB gene encoding 3-methyl-2-oxobutanoate hydroxymethyltransferase, producing the protein MANKVTVKTILKMKNHEKIAMITAYDYLSAKLVDAAGVDMILVGDSVGMVSHGFSSTIPVTMEMMVLHLSSVVRAQPRALIVADMPFLSYETSIEDAVRNAGLLMKIGAEAVKLEGGFEYEETVRALVRAGIPVMGHIGLNPQRSMLIGGYRKRGITDKERERIIEDARVLEKTGAFSIVIEFTSADVAKEITEELSIPTICIGSGPWCDGQVLVFHDVLGLTENPPPFSKQYARLREAISSAVKTYVEEVKTGKFPGPEHYFIEKKDL; encoded by the coding sequence ATGGCGAATAAAGTAACTGTTAAAACGATTCTCAAAATGAAAAATCATGAAAAAATAGCAATGATTACTGCTTACGACTATTTATCTGCGAAACTGGTTGATGCCGCAGGGGTTGACATGATTTTAGTAGGAGATAGTGTTGGGATGGTTTCACATGGGTTCTCATCAACTATACCTGTAACTATGGAGATGATGGTGCTCCACCTGTCTAGCGTCGTTAGAGCACAGCCTCGCGCGCTCATTGTAGCTGACATGCCTTTTTTAAGTTACGAAACTAGCATTGAAGATGCCGTTAGGAACGCTGGCTTGTTGATGAAGATTGGAGCAGAGGCTGTTAAACTTGAAGGAGGGTTCGAGTACGAGGAGACCGTAAGAGCCTTGGTAAGGGCGGGGATCCCGGTCATGGGACATATAGGTCTAAATCCTCAAAGATCTATGCTAATAGGAGGCTACAGGAAAAGAGGAATTACTGATAAAGAAAGAGAAAGAATAATAGAAGATGCTAGGGTCTTAGAAAAAACAGGGGCGTTTTCCATAGTAATTGAATTTACCTCTGCAGACGTCGCAAAGGAAATAACCGAGGAACTAAGCATACCTACCATTTGTATCGGAAGTGGCCCATGGTGTGATGGACAGGTATTAGTGTTTCATGACGTTTTGGGCTTAACTGAAAATCCCCCTCCATTCTCTAAACAATATGCTAGATTGAGAGAAGCTATTTCATCTGCAGTCAAAACTTATGTAGAAGAGGTTAAAACAGGTAAGTTTCCTGGCCCAGAGCACTACTTTATAGAGAAAAAAGACCTTTAG
- a CDS encoding 2-dehydropantoate 2-reductase, whose protein sequence is MPRNVCIVGGGSIGGVLAYFLYKGGLFNIPVYYRSETSVKSILDTRGILIRIPHQREVYLVPIQPRISSNPVDECDFIINSVKAYDVEATIDLMKKLSHGDTVIIMLQNGIGSYELVAEKLANVKVAVGVAFIGSERDSPSSITYSGGKTIITGCPGRICYELKELQTVFIRGGCDFRITSNIDYYRWLKLALNSIVNPITALTRKRNKIILDEDARELVDQLIEEFIQVAKKYGFSFEKEGLVSYIIRNVELTRENKSSMLQDILRKKRTEIDYINGFLARELGRGSLNFFITRLIHLLEGEENGE, encoded by the coding sequence ATGCCGAGGAACGTATGTATTGTTGGAGGAGGAAGCATTGGAGGAGTGCTTGCTTACTTTCTATATAAAGGAGGATTATTCAACATTCCCGTCTACTATAGGTCAGAGACGAGTGTCAAGTCAATCCTAGATACACGTGGTATCCTCATTCGCATCCCGCACCAGAGAGAAGTTTACTTGGTTCCAATACAACCTCGTATCTCATCAAACCCTGTTGACGAGTGCGACTTCATCATTAACTCGGTTAAAGCCTACGATGTCGAAGCTACAATCGATTTGATGAAAAAACTATCTCACGGAGATACCGTGATCATAATGCTTCAAAATGGAATTGGAAGCTACGAATTGGTTGCCGAGAAACTCGCTAATGTTAAAGTAGCTGTTGGAGTCGCATTCATTGGTTCCGAACGTGACTCGCCCTCATCCATAACGTATTCTGGGGGAAAAACCATAATAACTGGTTGCCCCGGAAGGATATGCTATGAGCTAAAAGAGTTACAAACGGTATTTATAAGAGGCGGGTGTGATTTTAGAATCACTTCTAACATAGATTACTATAGATGGCTCAAGCTAGCATTAAATAGTATTGTGAACCCGATCACTGCTCTAACACGGAAGAGGAACAAGATTATTTTAGATGAAGACGCTAGGGAACTTGTTGATCAGCTTATTGAAGAATTCATTCAAGTAGCCAAGAAGTATGGGTTTTCGTTTGAAAAAGAGGGATTAGTGAGCTATATCATCAGGAATGTCGAATTAACAAGGGAGAATAAATCAAGCATGCTCCAAGATATATTGAGAAAGAAACGAACCGAGATAGATTATATCAACGGATTTTTAGCAAGAGAGTTGGGGCGAGGAAGCTTGAATTTCTTTATTACACGTTTAATTCATTTGTTAGAGGGGGAGGAAAATGGCGAATAA
- a CDS encoding thiamine-phosphate synthase family protein, which yields MIIEDIVSEIILPNIRGILAHELKSRGLSQHRIASILNITQPLVHKLLKKPLEDYLSKLEKHGLDQSIVLHYCKILAEIAVNNQYSRFVITSHGFTAHMAAIIACREYQELREDCARGLLKDPHVEIYKIILSRYVSKPGLAKLLPEVGSNLVYAPEPPSSEAGVIGLTGRITKTLTGIVVTGEPFYGGSRHLSRLLLIISKYNSSKKIGFNVKYDRAILSRLETFNLRVEETGPHSNLDSFWVAMENAALKKPDVIADRGGTGLEPVIYLFTADFNELENIIDLLLQ from the coding sequence ATGATTATAGAGGACATAGTCAGTGAGATCATACTTCCTAATATAAGAGGGATACTCGCGCATGAGTTAAAATCAAGGGGGCTAAGTCAGCATAGGATAGCGAGCATTTTGAACATAACTCAACCACTCGTTCACAAATTGTTGAAAAAACCTCTTGAAGATTATTTAAGTAAATTAGAAAAGCATGGGCTAGATCAAAGTATTGTTCTCCACTACTGTAAAATCTTGGCTGAAATTGCGGTAAACAATCAGTACTCAAGGTTCGTGATCACTTCGCACGGGTTTACCGCACACATGGCTGCAATTATCGCGTGCAGGGAATATCAAGAACTACGTGAAGACTGCGCTAGAGGTCTACTCAAAGATCCTCATGTAGAAATTTACAAAATTATTCTATCGCGGTATGTCTCGAAACCGGGATTGGCCAAATTATTGCCCGAGGTAGGTAGTAATCTCGTATATGCACCGGAGCCCCCGAGCTCGGAAGCTGGTGTTATAGGTTTAACAGGGAGGATCACGAAGACTTTGACGGGTATAGTAGTAACTGGAGAACCTTTCTACGGTGGTAGCCGCCACCTTTCAAGGCTCTTACTAATCATTTCAAAATACAACAGTTCAAAGAAGATCGGGTTTAACGTAAAATACGATCGAGCAATATTATCGAGGCTCGAGACCTTTAACCTGCGTGTTGAAGAAACAGGTCCTCATAGCAATCTGGATTCTTTCTGGGTAGCCATGGAGAATGCGGCCTTGAAGAAACCAGATGTAATTGCTGACAGAGGAGGAACGGGGCTTGAGCCTGTTATCTACTTGTTCACAGCGGATTTTAATGAATTAGAAAATATCATTGATTTGCTACTGCAGTGA
- a CDS encoding ABC transporter ATP-binding protein: MIIINIGQYVTRGLLTRKILEVQDIRKTYEGHVKAVDGISFNVYEGEIYGLIGPNGAGKTTSLRIIAGLIKPDSGRVLVEGVNIHEGRKVSEKLIGYLPEEANTYPLLTGYEHLKIYGGLYNASDEDLRFGMEVTGLGDKLFLKTGKYSHGMKRRLLLGAVLMTRPRLAILDEPTSGLDVHASVMVRKTIKDYVKRTGASAIVSSHNMLEIEYLCDRVGLIFKGRIIEEGPPRDLIRKYSAHNLEEVFVHVVKGVE; the protein is encoded by the coding sequence TTGATCATAATCAACATAGGACAGTATGTTACGAGGGGGTTATTGACGAGGAAGATACTTGAAGTACAGGACATTAGGAAAACATATGAAGGCCACGTTAAGGCTGTTGATGGAATATCTTTTAATGTCTACGAGGGCGAGATATATGGATTAATAGGTCCGAATGGGGCTGGGAAAACCACTTCGCTGAGAATCATAGCTGGCCTAATAAAACCTGACTCGGGCAGAGTTCTAGTGGAAGGTGTGAACATTCATGAAGGTCGTAAAGTAAGTGAAAAGCTCATAGGTTACCTTCCAGAAGAAGCCAACACGTATCCATTGCTAACAGGATATGAACATTTGAAGATCTATGGTGGGCTTTACAATGCCAGTGATGAAGACTTGCGGTTTGGGATGGAGGTAACTGGTCTCGGGGACAAACTCTTTCTCAAGACCGGTAAGTACAGCCATGGGATGAAAAGGAGGCTTTTACTAGGTGCTGTTTTAATGACGAGGCCAAGACTCGCGATTCTCGACGAGCCGACGAGCGGGCTTGACGTGCATGCAAGCGTGATGGTTAGGAAAACAATAAAAGATTATGTGAAAAGAACGGGTGCTTCGGCAATAGTGAGTAGTCACAATATGTTGGAGATAGAATACTTGTGCGATAGGGTTGGTCTCATTTTCAAAGGGCGAATAATCGAGGAAGGACCCCCACGCGACTTGATCAGAAAATATAGTGCTCATAATTTAGAAGAGGTATTTGTCCACGTTGTCAAAGGTGTGGAGTGA
- a CDS encoding ABC transporter permease, with product MVQYRRLRILLEKEFKDLLRDKKALMTTILLPLISLPSIGIMTLLLVSQQPLLVALVDEDKSIHYNTELFVSMSSEWVVGNLTIALNSRGYRVLIIENRLKALEDPSIDLIVVIPKDFSRNSTSMDSIGRIEILRRANVQSAINAENVVRGTVYAIAVNLSHAKISGLYERAGLDPSLFKPESFREPITTGPTTLLSPRGERVGIEAELKTYLARLLVMAFAFVVTPASTYVIDGIIGERQRKTLELLLASPATLIEILLSKISVATVLGLIASMADITALVAYIAILMMILGGQLFTILDVGLLILHSITSFFTILATVAIAVPFITRTRGIRSAGNIAGLITSIAIIFFFIGFFVDFPKLDPTVLNILQIIPYTQAILTVQNYIYGRPGDSVFSLFILAIFSLIILIVAVKTVNKEKILLTQD from the coding sequence ATGGTACAATATCGTAGATTGAGAATCCTACTAGAGAAGGAGTTTAAAGACTTGTTGAGAGATAAGAAGGCTTTAATGACAACTATTCTACTTCCTTTGATATCACTACCCTCCATAGGGATTATGACATTACTACTTGTTTCTCAGCAACCACTGTTAGTGGCGTTAGTAGACGAAGATAAATCAATTCATTATAACACTGAACTGTTCGTTTCAATGTCGTCGGAATGGGTTGTTGGGAATCTTACGATTGCGTTGAACTCACGCGGTTATAGAGTATTAATAATAGAAAATAGATTGAAAGCGCTAGAAGACCCAAGCATCGATTTAATCGTAGTAATTCCCAAGGATTTTTCAAGAAACTCAACTAGCATGGATTCAATCGGGAGAATAGAAATCTTGAGAAGAGCTAATGTACAGTCAGCGATAAATGCGGAGAACGTCGTGAGGGGAACCGTGTACGCTATAGCTGTAAACCTCTCTCACGCAAAGATCTCAGGGCTTTATGAGAGGGCAGGATTGGATCCGAGCCTGTTTAAGCCTGAGTCATTTAGAGAGCCCATAACTACTGGTCCTACGACTCTTTTATCTCCACGAGGAGAGAGAGTAGGGATTGAAGCAGAGTTGAAAACATATCTTGCGCGCTTATTGGTTATGGCTTTTGCGTTTGTAGTCACCCCTGCTTCAACATACGTTATAGATGGAATAATTGGCGAGAGACAAAGGAAGACTCTTGAGTTGCTGTTAGCATCTCCGGCTACTCTTATTGAAATTCTTCTTTCCAAAATAAGTGTTGCCACGGTTCTTGGTCTTATAGCCTCTATGGCAGATATTACAGCATTGGTAGCCTACATAGCTATTTTAATGATGATCCTGGGTGGACAACTTTTCACGATCCTGGATGTAGGTCTCCTCATATTGCATTCTATTACCTCTTTCTTCACTATACTTGCAACTGTCGCGATAGCTGTACCCTTCATCACGAGAACTAGGGGGATTAGGAGTGCTGGAAACATAGCTGGATTGATTACCAGCATTGCTATAATATTCTTTTTCATAGGGTTTTTCGTAGATTTTCCCAAACTTGACCCCACAGTATTGAATATTCTTCAAATTATTCCTTACACTCAAGCTATACTTACGGTGCAAAACTATATTTATGGGAGACCGGGAGATTCGGTGTTTAGTTTGTTTATACTGGCGATTTTTTCATTAATAATTTTGATCGTTGCAGTAAAAACAGTGAATAAGGAAAAAATACTGCTAACTCAAGATTGA
- a CDS encoding MarR family transcriptional regulator encodes MKVKKAYKLLMLADEDNTIDVSKACRIFNASPSTVRKYLHQLISEGFVEKTVDGRFVLSKLGISIRNFASADSSRDRIPNYVITDVETGQPIPLSFKSYEQLLSIINYELAPKQVLEEHLKKYMIEWIRNSMKDELLAEKIAKGEIRTVDDLKKYLEFILTLIESLRSG; translated from the coding sequence ATGAAAGTTAAGAAAGCTTACAAACTTTTAATGTTGGCTGATGAAGATAATACGATAGATGTCAGTAAGGCGTGCAGGATTTTTAACGCCAGCCCCAGTACTGTTCGCAAGTATTTACACCAGTTGATTTCTGAGGGATTCGTGGAGAAAACAGTGGATGGAAGATTTGTTTTAAGTAAACTCGGCATTTCCATAAGGAACTTTGCTAGTGCTGATTCAAGTAGGGATAGAATACCTAATTACGTAATTACCGATGTTGAAACCGGTCAACCAATACCCCTGTCCTTTAAAAGTTATGAGCAACTCTTGAGTATAATCAATTATGAATTGGCTCCTAAACAGGTCCTTGAGGAACACTTGAAAAAATACATGATAGAGTGGATTCGCAACTCAATGAAGGATGAGCTTCTTGCCGAAAAAATAGCTAAAGGGGAGATACGAACTGTTGACGACTTGAAAAAATACTTAGAATTTATATTAACACTTATTGAATCGTTAAGAAGTGGGTAG